GCAGCGGAGCCCCAGGAGGCACCGGTCGCCGAGGCACCGGCCGCCGAGGACCGGACCGCCGAGGCGCCCCGCCGCCGGGCGCGCCGCCGTGGCGAGCGTGCCGCGGAGCCGGCCGCCGAGGCGCCCCGCACCGAGGAGGAGCCCGCCACGGCGGCGCCGCAGCGCGGCCGTCGCCGTGCGCAGCGGCCCCCGACCGCCGTCTTCCAGGCGCCGGTCTTCACCGAGCCGATGTTCCAGACGCCGGAGACCGCGGCCGCCGCCGCTGCCGCGGCCCGCCAGGAGGAGACCGTCGTCACCGAGCCGGTCGCGGAGGAGCAGCCCGCCGCGGGTTCGCGCCGCCGTCGCCGTCGTGGTGCCCCGGCCGAGCCCGAGCAGGTGTCCGCGGCCCCGGCCGAGGAGCCGGTGGCCGAAGAAGCCGCGGCAGCGGCCGAGCCGGAGACTGAGCAGGCCGAGAGCGGCCACGGCGAGGACGAGTCCGCCGACCGTCCCTCGCGCCGCCGCCGCCGTGGTGGCCGTCGCCGTCGTCGCGGTGAGTCCGCCGAGGGCGCCGACGAGCAGGCCGCCGACGAGCGGGAGGCCCCGGAGACGGAGGCCGAGGAGACCGAGGAGCAGGGGCAGCCGGAGGCACACGAGGACGAGGAGCCGTCGGGCGGCGGGTCCAGCAGCAGCCGCCGTCGCCGTCGCCGCCGCCGTCGTACCGGTGAGCCCGCCGAGGTCGAGGCCGGCAGCGCCGACGACCCGGAGCGCACGGTCGTCAAGGTCCGTGAGCCCCGCAAGAAGGACGAGAGCACCAGCGCCGACGAGGTGCAGTCGATCAAGGGGTCGACGCGTCTGGAGGCCAAGAAGCAGCGCCGCCGTGAGGGCCGTGAGCAGGGCCGCCGCCGGGTGCCGATCATCACCGAGGCGGAGTTCCTGGCCCGCCGCGAGGCCGTCGAGCGGGTGATGGTCGTCCGCCAGAGCGGCGAGCGCACCCAGATCGGCGTTCTTGAGGACAACGTGCTCGTCGAGCACTTCGTCAACAAGGAGCAGGCGACCTCGTACGTCGGCAATGTCTACCTCGGCAAGGTGCAGAACGTCCTGCCGTCGATGGAGGCCGCGTTCGTCGACATCGGCAAGGGCCGTAACGCCGTGCTGTACGCCGGTGAGGTCAACTTCGAGGCGCTGGGCATGGCCAACGGCCCGCGCCGGATCGAGACCGCGCTGAAGTCCGGCCAGTCCGTGCTGGTGCAGGTCACCAAGGACCCGATCGGCCACAAGGGCGCCCGGCTCACCAGCCAGGTCTCGCTCCCCGGCCGCTACCTGGTCTACGTGCCCGAGGGCTCGATGACCGGTATCAGCCGCAAGCTCCCCGACACCGAGCGGGCGCGGCTGAAGCAGATCCTCAAGAAGATCGTCCCCGAGGACGCGGGCGTCATCGTGCGCACCGCGGCGGAGGGCGCGAGCGAGGAGGAGCTGGCGCGCGACGTCCAGCGCCTGCAGGCCCAGTGGGAAGAGATCCAGAAGAAGGCCAAGAGCAGCAGCTCCAGCGCGCCGACCCTGCTCTACGGTGAGCCGGACATGACCGTCCGGGTCGTCCGCGACATCTTCAACGAGGACTTCTCCAAGGTCATCGTCAGCGGTGACGACGCCTGGGAGACCATCCACGGCTATGTCGCGCATGTCGCCCCGGACCTCGTCGACCGGCTCCAGAAGTGGACCTCGGACGTCGATGTCTTCGCGACGTACCGCATCGACGAGCAGCTGATGAAGGCGCTGGACCGCAAGGTCTGGCTGCCCAGCGGCGGTTCGCTGGTGATCGACCGGACCGAGGCGATGATCGTCGTCGACGTCAACACCGGCAAGTTCACCGGCCAGGGCGGCAACCTGGAGGAGACGGTCACCAGGAACAACCTGGAGGCGGCCGAGGAGATCGTGCGCCAGCTGCGGCTGCGCGACCTCGGCGGCATCAT
This genomic stretch from Streptomyces nigrescens harbors:
- a CDS encoding Rne/Rng family ribonuclease — its product is MLEPIEPTRSTNSQDRGADDNHSPSDTLPPRRRRRAASRPAGPPAAGAAAEAAVVSTEATAASAADPALDEETTASAVTTGEEAKPARTRRRATRKVTSPAGAPQRAADEPDTTPAAEAEAETAEAETDQAPAAAVETPAEAPQEEEAAPRRTRRRATRKVTAPAGAPQSEAAPEPVVAEAPAPLAQPVEAAADVAPATAEESEEAAPRRTRRRATRKVTAPAGAPQASAADEAAPAESAPAAPVAEEAAPAPAEDAKPARTRRRATRKTTAPSDAPQAAEEAEEPAAAEPQEAPVAEAPAAEDRTAEAPRRRARRRGERAAEPAAEAPRTEEEPATAAPQRGRRRAQRPPTAVFQAPVFTEPMFQTPETAAAAAAAARQEETVVTEPVAEEQPAAGSRRRRRRGAPAEPEQVSAAPAEEPVAEEAAAAAEPETEQAESGHGEDESADRPSRRRRRGGRRRRRGESAEGADEQAADEREAPETEAEETEEQGQPEAHEDEEPSGGGSSSSRRRRRRRRRTGEPAEVEAGSADDPERTVVKVREPRKKDESTSADEVQSIKGSTRLEAKKQRRREGREQGRRRVPIITEAEFLARREAVERVMVVRQSGERTQIGVLEDNVLVEHFVNKEQATSYVGNVYLGKVQNVLPSMEAAFVDIGKGRNAVLYAGEVNFEALGMANGPRRIETALKSGQSVLVQVTKDPIGHKGARLTSQVSLPGRYLVYVPEGSMTGISRKLPDTERARLKQILKKIVPEDAGVIVRTAAEGASEEELARDVQRLQAQWEEIQKKAKSSSSSAPTLLYGEPDMTVRVVRDIFNEDFSKVIVSGDDAWETIHGYVAHVAPDLVDRLQKWTSDVDVFATYRIDEQLMKALDRKVWLPSGGSLVIDRTEAMIVVDVNTGKFTGQGGNLEETVTRNNLEAAEEIVRQLRLRDLGGIIVIDFIDMVLESNRDLVLRRLLECLGRDRTKHQVAEVTSLGLVQMTRKRVGQGLLESFSESCVHCNGRGVIVHMDQPAAVGGGGKRKKKGKGAQPEPHVHEAEAVEPTPDGAEPELEPVPVTEAELQPAVAEAEEWFSSPAEAEAAAGRGRGRRRVSRKVSAPAGAPKAATEATEIVVPAEPVAAPEPEPAPEPVAEAPAAEPAPARPRRRATRKVTAPAGAPKAAEEAAEIVVPAEPAPAAEPVTEPASAESAEPVEGAGAEAEPAAKKTAKKATTKKAAAKKTTAKKTTAKKTAAKKTTTAKKATAKKTTAKKTTTKKAAAKKTAAAEQPSVASVSASAED